A portion of the Citrobacter rodentium NBRC 105723 = DSM 16636 genome contains these proteins:
- the cobD gene encoding threonine-phosphate decarboxylase CobD has product MSLFKSAHGGNIREAAELLGISAGQLLDFSANINPLGMPASVKRAIVDNLQLAERYPDVEYRHLHQALARHHQVPVEWIVAGNGETEAIFALVDGLKPRRAMIVTPGFAEYRRALEWSGCLINTFALREEDGWQLTEAILDALSAELDCLFLCTPNNPTGLLPERSLLAAIALRCRELNIALILDEAFIDFIVGEPGFIPVLQDNPHIWVLRSLTKFYAIPGLRLGYLVNSDEQAMARIRARQMPWSINAFAALAGETILEERAYQQATWQWLQEEGERFYQRLKALPGLTVYPGRANYLLLKCDIDLQRALLERHILIRSCANYPGLDGRYFRVAIRSVEENSRLLAALTDALSDTDRAG; this is encoded by the coding sequence ATGTCTCTGTTTAAAAGCGCCCACGGCGGCAATATCCGGGAGGCCGCCGAGCTTCTCGGCATCTCAGCCGGGCAGTTGCTCGATTTTAGCGCCAATATTAATCCACTGGGTATGCCGGCGTCGGTAAAACGCGCCATCGTCGACAATCTGCAACTGGCCGAGCGCTATCCTGACGTCGAATATCGCCATCTGCACCAGGCGCTGGCCCGCCATCATCAGGTGCCGGTGGAGTGGATTGTGGCCGGCAATGGCGAGACGGAGGCCATTTTCGCGTTAGTGGATGGCCTTAAGCCACGCCGGGCGATGATCGTGACGCCCGGATTTGCTGAATATCGCCGGGCTTTAGAGTGGAGCGGTTGCCTGATTAACACTTTCGCTCTGCGGGAAGAGGACGGCTGGCAGCTGACTGAGGCCATTCTTGACGCGCTGAGCGCAGAGCTTGATTGTCTGTTTCTCTGTACGCCAAATAACCCTACTGGCCTGCTGCCGGAGCGTTCGCTGCTTGCGGCCATCGCCCTGCGCTGCCGGGAACTCAACATCGCGCTGATCCTTGACGAGGCGTTTATTGATTTTATTGTCGGGGAGCCGGGTTTTATTCCCGTCTTGCAGGATAACCCGCATATCTGGGTGCTGCGTTCGCTGACAAAATTCTATGCTATACCGGGACTACGGCTGGGCTATCTGGTTAACAGCGATGAACAGGCGATGGCCCGGATCCGCGCGCGGCAGATGCCGTGGTCGATAAACGCCTTCGCGGCGCTGGCCGGAGAAACGATTCTGGAAGAGCGGGCGTATCAGCAGGCGACCTGGCAATGGCTCCAGGAAGAGGGTGAGCGATTTTATCAGCGGCTGAAGGCGTTACCCGGACTGACCGTTTATCCCGGCCGGGCAAATTACCTGCTGCTAAAATGCGACATTGATTTGCAGCGCGCCCTGTTGGAGCGGCATATTTTGATCCGCAGCTGCGCCAACTATCCGGGGCTGGACGGGCGCTATTTCCGGGTGGCGATCCGCAGTGTTGAAGAAAACAGCCGCCTGCTGGCGGCGTTAACGGATGCGCTTAGCGATACAGACCGTGCTGGTTGA
- a CDS encoding adenosylcobalamin/alpha-ribazole phosphatase, producing MRLWLVRHGETEANVAGLYSGHAPTPLTARGVAQAKTLNALLAQAPFEQVLCSELERAQNTARLLLAGREVPLRTCPDLNEMFFGDWEMRHHRDLCTEDASNYAAWCNDWQNAIPTNGEGFQAFSRRVERVIRQLADYQHHSHVLLVSHQGVLSLLVAKLLAMPDAAMWRFRIEQGCWSAIDFHDDFATLRVLNSRAVWQPGE from the coding sequence ATGCGACTCTGGTTAGTTCGTCATGGCGAAACCGAAGCCAACGTGGCCGGGCTGTACAGCGGCCATGCCCCCACGCCGCTGACGGCGCGTGGCGTGGCGCAGGCGAAAACGCTGAACGCCCTGCTCGCGCAGGCGCCTTTTGAACAGGTGCTGTGCAGCGAACTGGAACGCGCGCAGAATACGGCGCGTTTGCTGTTAGCGGGTCGGGAGGTGCCGCTGCGAACCTGTCCTGACCTGAACGAAATGTTTTTTGGCGACTGGGAGATGCGCCATCACCGGGATCTCTGCACGGAAGACGCCAGCAACTACGCGGCCTGGTGCAACGACTGGCAGAATGCGATCCCCACAAACGGCGAAGGCTTTCAGGCTTTTTCCCGGCGGGTGGAACGGGTTATCCGCCAGCTTGCCGACTATCAGCATCACTCTCACGTATTGCTGGTCAGCCACCAGGGCGTGCTTAGCCTGCTGGTGGCGAAGCTGCTTGCCATGCCCGACGCCGCCATGTGGCGCTTTCGCATTGAGCAAGGGTGCTGGAGCGCGATTGATTTTCACGACGATTTTGCCACACTGCGGGTGCTGAACAGCAGAGCGGTATGGCAACCCGGAGAGTGA
- the rsfS gene encoding ribosome silencing factor — protein sequence MQGKALQDFVIDKIDDLKGQDIIALDVQGKSSITDCMIICTGTSSRHVMSIADHVVQESRAAGMLPLGVEGESVADWIVVDLGEVIVHVMQEESRRLYELEKLWS from the coding sequence TTGCAGGGTAAAGCACTCCAGGATTTTGTTATCGACAAAATTGATGACCTTAAAGGTCAGGACATCATCGCCTTAGACGTTCAGGGCAAATCCAGTATCACCGACTGCATGATTATCTGCACCGGCACCTCCAGCCGCCATGTGATGTCAATCGCTGACCACGTCGTTCAGGAGTCCCGCGCGGCGGGAATGCTGCCGCTCGGCGTGGAAGGGGAAAGCGTCGCCGACTGGATCGTCGTTGACCTGGGAGAAGTGATTGTCCACGTGATGCAGGAAGAGAGTCGTCGCCTGTATGAACTGGAAAAACTCTGGAGTTAA
- the rlmH gene encoding 23S rRNA (pseudouridine(1915)-N(3))-methyltransferase RlmH codes for MKLQLVAVGTKMPDWVQTGFTEYLRRFPKDMPFELIEIPAGKRGKNADIKRILDKEGEQMLAAAGKNRIVTLDIPGKPWDTPQLACELERWKLDGRDVSLLIGGPEGLSPACKAAAEQSWSLSALTLPHPLVRVLVAESLYRAWSITTNHPYHRE; via the coding sequence GTGAAGCTTCAACTTGTCGCGGTAGGCACGAAAATGCCCGACTGGGTACAGACCGGTTTTACCGAGTACCTGCGGCGCTTTCCGAAAGATATGCCCTTTGAATTGATCGAAATTCCGGCGGGCAAACGCGGCAAGAACGCGGATATTAAGCGTATTCTCGATAAAGAGGGTGAGCAGATGCTGGCTGCCGCAGGCAAAAACCGCATCGTCACCCTTGATATTCCGGGTAAGCCCTGGGACACGCCGCAGCTGGCGTGCGAACTGGAGCGCTGGAAGCTGGATGGCCGCGACGTCAGCCTGTTGATCGGTGGGCCGGAAGGCCTTTCCCCTGCCTGTAAGGCGGCGGCGGAACAAAGCTGGTCGCTCTCTGCGTTGACCCTTCCCCACCCGCTGGTCCGGGTGCTGGTCGCCGAGAGCCTGTACCGGGCGTGGAGCATTACCACTAATCACCCTTATCACCGTGAGTGA
- the mrdA gene encoding peptidoglycan DD-transpeptidase MrdA: MKRQNSFRDYTAESALFVRRALVAFSGILLLTGVLIANLYNLQIVRYTDYQTRSNENRIKLVPIAPSRGIIYDRNGIPLALNRTIYQIEMMPEKVDNVQHTLDALRSVVDLTDDDIAAFKKERARSHRFTSIPVKTNLTEVQVARFAVNQYRFPGVEVKGYKRRYYPYGSALTHVIGYVSKINDKDIERLDKEDKLANYAATHDIGKLGIERYYEEVLHGQTGYEEVEVNNRGRVIRQLKEVPPQAGHDIYLTIDLKLQQYIETLLAGSRAAVIVTDPRTGGVLSLVSMPSYDPNLFVDGISSKDYSALLNDPNTPLVNRATQGVYPPASTVKPYVAVSALSAGVITRNTSLFDPGWWQLPGSEKRYRDWKKWGHGHLNVTKSLEESADTFFYQVAYDMGIDRLSEWMGKFGYGHYTGIDLAEERSGNMPTREWKMKRFKKPWYQGDTIPVGIGQGYWTATPIQMSKALMILINDGVVKVPHLLMSTAENGKQVPWVQPHEPPVGDIHSGYWELAKDGMYGVANRGNGTAHKYFASAPYKIAAKSGTAQVFGLKANETYNAHKIAERLRDHKLMTAFAPYNNPQVAVAMILENGGAGPAVGTIMRQILDHIMLGDNNTSLPAENPAVAAAEDQ, translated from the coding sequence ATGAAACGACAGAACTCTTTTCGCGACTATACGGCTGAGTCCGCGCTGTTTGTGCGCCGGGCGCTGGTCGCCTTTTCAGGCATATTGCTGCTCACCGGCGTGCTGATCGCCAACCTCTATAATCTGCAAATCGTCCGGTATACCGATTATCAGACCCGCTCGAATGAAAACCGCATCAAGCTGGTGCCTATCGCCCCCAGCCGCGGGATCATCTACGACCGTAACGGCATTCCGCTCGCCCTTAACCGCACCATCTACCAGATTGAAATGATGCCGGAGAAGGTTGATAACGTTCAGCATACCCTTGATGCCCTGCGCAGCGTGGTCGATCTTACCGACGACGACATTGCCGCCTTCAAAAAAGAGCGAGCCCGTTCGCATCGTTTCACCTCGATTCCGGTAAAAACTAACCTCACCGAAGTGCAGGTCGCACGATTTGCCGTTAACCAGTACCGTTTCCCCGGCGTCGAAGTAAAAGGCTACAAGCGCCGCTATTATCCTTACGGTTCGGCGCTGACCCACGTCATCGGCTATGTGTCGAAGATCAACGATAAGGACATTGAACGGCTTGATAAAGAGGACAAGCTGGCGAATTACGCCGCCACCCACGATATCGGCAAGCTGGGGATTGAGCGCTACTACGAAGAGGTACTGCACGGCCAGACCGGTTACGAAGAGGTTGAAGTCAACAACCGGGGCCGCGTTATCCGCCAGCTTAAAGAGGTGCCGCCGCAGGCCGGACACGACATCTACCTTACGATAGATTTAAAACTGCAGCAGTATATTGAAACGCTGCTCGCCGGAAGCCGGGCGGCGGTGATTGTGACCGATCCCCGCACCGGCGGCGTCCTGTCTCTGGTTTCCATGCCAAGCTACGACCCGAACCTGTTCGTTGACGGCATCTCCAGCAAAGACTATTCCGCTCTGCTTAACGATCCGAACACTCCACTGGTTAACCGCGCCACGCAAGGGGTCTACCCGCCAGCGTCGACGGTGAAGCCTTACGTTGCCGTTTCCGCGCTGAGCGCCGGGGTGATTACCCGCAATACCAGCCTGTTTGACCCCGGCTGGTGGCAGCTGCCCGGCTCGGAAAAACGCTATCGCGACTGGAAAAAATGGGGCCACGGCCATCTGAACGTCACCAAATCGCTGGAGGAGTCCGCCGATACCTTCTTCTACCAGGTCGCCTATGACATGGGGATCGACCGCCTTTCGGAGTGGATGGGCAAATTCGGTTATGGCCACTATACCGGCATCGATCTGGCGGAAGAGCGCTCCGGCAACATGCCAACCCGCGAATGGAAGATGAAGCGCTTCAAAAAGCCGTGGTATCAGGGCGACACCATCCCGGTGGGCATCGGCCAGGGCTACTGGACGGCAACGCCGATCCAGATGAGCAAAGCGCTGATGATCCTGATTAACGATGGCGTGGTGAAGGTCCCGCACCTGCTGATGAGCACCGCAGAGAACGGTAAGCAAGTGCCGTGGGTGCAGCCGCACGAACCGCCGGTGGGCGATATCCACTCCGGCTACTGGGAGCTGGCGAAAGACGGCATGTACGGCGTGGCGAACCGCGGCAACGGCACGGCGCATAAATATTTTGCCAGCGCGCCCTATAAGATTGCGGCCAAATCCGGTACGGCTCAGGTCTTCGGCCTGAAAGCCAATGAAACCTATAACGCGCATAAAATTGCCGAACGTCTGCGCGACCACAAGCTGATGACGGCCTTCGCGCCCTATAACAACCCGCAGGTCGCGGTCGCCATGATCCTCGAAAACGGCGGCGCAGGTCCCGCAGTCGGTACGATTATGCGACAGATTCTTGACCACATTATGTTGGGCGATAACAACACCAGTCTGCCAGCAGAAAACCCGGCGGTTGCAGCGGCGGAGGATCAATAA
- the mrdB gene encoding peptidoglycan glycosyltransferase MrdB (rod shape-determining protein RodA), with protein sequence MTDNPDKKTFWDKIHIDPTMLLILLALLVYSSLVIWSASGQDIGMTERKVGQIAIGLVVMVVMAQIPPRVYEGWAPYLYVLCIILLVAVDAFGAISKGAQRWLDLGIVRFQPSEIAKIAVPLMVARFINRDVCPPSLKNTAIALVLIFMPTLLVAAQPDLGTSILVALSGLFVLFLSGLSWRLIGVAALLLAAFIPILWFFLMHDYQRQRVMMLLDPETDPLGAGYHIIQSKIAIGSGGLSGKGWLHGTQSQLEFLPERHTDFIFAVLAEELGLVGILVLLALYILLIMRGLWIAARAQTTFGRVMAGGLMLILFVYVFVNIGMVSGILPVVGVPLPLVSYGGSALIVLMAGFGIVMSIHTHRKMLSKSV encoded by the coding sequence ATGACGGATAATCCGGACAAAAAAACATTCTGGGATAAGATCCATATCGATCCCACCATGCTGCTGATACTGCTGGCGCTGCTGGTCTACAGCTCGCTGGTTATCTGGAGCGCCAGCGGCCAGGACATTGGCATGACGGAGCGTAAGGTCGGACAGATCGCTATCGGTCTGGTGGTCATGGTCGTCATGGCGCAGATCCCGCCCCGTGTCTATGAGGGCTGGGCGCCTTACCTCTACGTTTTATGTATTATTTTGCTGGTGGCGGTTGACGCCTTCGGCGCGATCTCCAAAGGCGCGCAGCGCTGGCTGGACCTGGGCATCGTGCGTTTTCAGCCCTCGGAAATCGCCAAAATTGCGGTGCCGCTGATGGTCGCGCGCTTTATAAACCGCGACGTCTGCCCGCCGTCGTTGAAAAATACCGCCATCGCGCTGGTGCTTATTTTTATGCCAACGCTGCTGGTGGCGGCGCAGCCTGACCTCGGAACCTCGATTCTGGTGGCGCTTTCCGGCCTGTTCGTACTGTTTCTTTCCGGCCTGAGCTGGCGGCTGATTGGCGTCGCGGCGCTGTTACTCGCGGCGTTTATTCCGATTCTGTGGTTCTTCCTGATGCATGATTATCAGCGCCAGCGCGTGATGATGCTGCTGGACCCGGAAACCGATCCGCTCGGCGCCGGCTATCACATCATTCAGTCGAAAATCGCCATTGGCTCCGGCGGTCTGAGCGGCAAAGGCTGGCTTCACGGCACCCAGTCGCAGCTGGAATTTTTGCCTGAGCGCCACACCGATTTTATCTTCGCGGTGCTGGCTGAAGAGCTCGGTCTGGTCGGGATCCTCGTTCTGCTGGCGCTCTATATTCTGCTGATTATGCGCGGCCTGTGGATTGCCGCCCGTGCGCAAACCACTTTTGGACGTGTGATGGCGGGTGGTTTAATGTTGATATTATTCGTTTATGTCTTCGTTAATATTGGTATGGTGAGTGGTATTCTGCCGGTCGTCGGCGTGCCGCTGCCGCTGGTCAGTTACGGAGGCTCGGCACTGATCGTGCTGATGGCCGGGTTCGGGATTGTCATGTCGATCCATACCCACAGAAAAATGTTGTCGAAAAGCGTATAA
- the rlpA gene encoding endolytic peptidoglycan transglycosylase RlpA, which translates to MRKQLPGVCVAAGIMLLAACTSDEGQQQPTQPPLPAVCNGPVVEISGAEPRYEPLNATANQDYQRDGKSYRIVQDPSRFSQAGLAAIYDAEPGSNLTASGEMFDPMQLTAAHPTLPIPSYARITNLANGRMIVVRINDRGPYGNDRVISLSRAAADRLNTSNNTKVRIDPIIVAQDGSLSGPGMACTTVAKQTYALPARPDLSGGMGSASPTPQPAQPQGDIRPISNATLKSEDSAGAPVNSSGFLGAPTTLAPGVLEGSEPTPAPQPPAAVPVTAPVSAPAATPAPVAASTSGGYVVQVGAVSDQGRAQQYQERLAQQFSVPGRVTQNGAVWRIQLGPFASKAEASALQQRLQTEAQLQSFITGAQ; encoded by the coding sequence ATGCGTAAGCAGTTGCCTGGAGTCTGCGTCGCAGCAGGAATAATGCTGCTCGCAGCATGTACAAGTGATGAAGGTCAGCAGCAGCCGACCCAGCCGCCGCTGCCTGCGGTATGTAATGGTCCTGTCGTTGAAATCAGCGGCGCGGAACCGCGTTATGAACCGCTTAACGCCACCGCTAATCAGGATTACCAGCGAGACGGTAAAAGTTACAGGATTGTCCAGGATCCCTCGCGCTTCAGTCAGGCAGGGCTGGCGGCAATTTATGACGCCGAACCGGGCAGCAATCTGACCGCCTCCGGCGAAATGTTCGATCCGATGCAGTTGACCGCGGCGCATCCTACCTTACCCATCCCGAGCTATGCGCGTATCACCAACCTTGCCAATGGCCGGATGATCGTGGTGCGGATTAACGATCGCGGCCCCTACGGCAACGATCGGGTGATTTCGCTGTCGCGCGCCGCCGCCGATCGTCTGAACACCTCCAATAACACTAAAGTCCGCATTGACCCGATTATTGTCGCGCAGGATGGCTCGCTCTCGGGTCCGGGGATGGCCTGCACCACCGTGGCGAAACAGACTTACGCCCTGCCCGCCCGTCCTGATCTGAGCGGCGGAATGGGCAGCGCTTCGCCGACTCCCCAGCCTGCGCAGCCGCAGGGCGATATTCGCCCCATCAGCAACGCCACGCTGAAAAGCGAAGACAGCGCGGGCGCGCCGGTTAACAGCAGCGGCTTCCTCGGCGCGCCGACGACCCTAGCGCCGGGCGTACTGGAAGGCAGCGAACCTACGCCCGCGCCGCAGCCTCCTGCCGCCGTACCGGTAACCGCGCCGGTGAGCGCGCCAGCGGCGACGCCAGCGCCCGTCGCGGCGTCGACCAGCGGCGGTTACGTGGTGCAGGTTGGCGCCGTCAGCGACCAGGGACGCGCTCAGCAGTATCAGGAGCGTTTAGCGCAGCAGTTTAGCGTACCGGGGCGGGTAACCCAGAACGGCGCAGTATGGCGTATTCAACTGGGTCCTTTCGCCAGCAAAGCGGAGGCCAGCGCCCTGCAACAGCGTTTACAAACCGAAGCCCAACTGCAGTCATTCATTACCGGCGCGCAATAA
- the dacA gene encoding D-alanyl-D-alanine carboxypeptidase DacA, with product MKTTFSARFLQRMALTTALCTAALSGAHADDLNIKTMIPGVPQIDAESYILIDYNSGKVLAEQNADTRRDPASLTKMMTSYVIGQAMKAGKFKETDLVTIGNDAWATGNPVFKGSSLMFLKPGMQVPVSQLIRGINLQSGNDACVAMADFAAGSQDAFVGLMNSYVTALGLKNTHFQTVHGLDADGQYSSARDMALIGQALIRDVPNEYSVYKEKEFTFNGIRQLNRNGLLWDNSLNVDGIKTGHTAKAGYNLVASATEGQMRLISAVMGGRTYKGRETESKKLLTWGFRFFETVNPLKAGKEFASEPAWFGDTDRASLGVDKDVYLTIPRGRMKDLKASYLLNTTELHAPLQKNQVVGTINFQLDGKTIEQRPLVVLQEIPEGNFFGKIVDYIKLMFHHWFG from the coding sequence ATGAAGACCACTTTTTCCGCTCGTTTCCTGCAGCGCATGGCGCTCACCACGGCTCTTTGCACAGCCGCTCTCTCAGGCGCGCATGCCGATGACCTGAACATTAAAACCATGATCCCGGGTGTTCCGCAGATCGACGCGGAATCTTACATCCTTATCGATTACAACTCCGGTAAAGTGCTGGCTGAACAGAACGCCGACACCCGTCGCGACCCGGCCAGCCTGACCAAGATGATGACCAGCTATGTTATCGGCCAGGCGATGAAAGCGGGTAAGTTTAAAGAAACCGATCTGGTGACGATTGGCAACGATGCGTGGGCGACAGGTAATCCGGTATTTAAAGGCTCTTCGCTGATGTTCCTCAAGCCAGGGATGCAGGTGCCCGTCTCGCAGCTGATTCGCGGCATTAACCTGCAATCCGGTAATGACGCCTGCGTGGCGATGGCCGATTTCGCCGCCGGCAGCCAGGATGCGTTTGTCGGGCTGATGAACAGCTACGTTACCGCGCTGGGGCTGAAAAACACGCACTTCCAGACGGTTCACGGTCTTGACGCCGACGGCCAGTACAGCTCCGCTCGCGACATGGCGTTGATTGGTCAGGCGCTGATCCGCGACGTCCCTAATGAATACTCGGTCTATAAAGAAAAAGAGTTCACCTTTAACGGCATCCGTCAGCTGAACCGTAACGGTTTGCTGTGGGACAACAGCCTGAACGTTGACGGCATCAAAACCGGACATACTGCAAAAGCTGGCTACAACCTGGTGGCTTCCGCAACCGAAGGTCAGATGCGTTTGATCTCCGCGGTCATGGGCGGTCGCACCTATAAGGGGCGCGAAACCGAAAGTAAAAAGCTGCTGACCTGGGGCTTCCGCTTTTTTGAAACCGTTAATCCGCTGAAAGCCGGGAAAGAGTTTGCCTCCGAACCGGCATGGTTTGGCGATACCGATCGCGCCTCTTTAGGCGTCGATAAGGATGTTTATCTGACCATTCCGCGTGGCCGGATGAAAGATCTGAAAGCCAGCTACCTCCTCAATACCACCGAGCTGCATGCGCCGCTGCAGAAAAATCAGGTGGTGGGCACCATTAACTTCCAGCTTGACGGTAAAACCATTGAGCAGCGTCCGCTGGTCGTTCTGCAGGAGATCCCGGAAGGTAACTTCTTCGGCAAAATCGTTGATTACATTAAGCTAATGTTCCATCACTGGTTTGGCTAA
- the ybeD gene encoding DUF493 family protein YbeD, producing MKTKLNELLEFPTPFTYKVMGQALPELVDQVVEVVQRHAPGDYSPTVKPSSKGNYHSVSITINATHIEQVETLYEELGNIDIVRMVL from the coding sequence ATGAAAACCAAACTTAATGAACTGCTTGAATTCCCTACTCCTTTTACTTACAAAGTAATGGGGCAGGCGTTACCTGAGCTGGTCGATCAGGTGGTTGAAGTGGTACAGCGCCATGCGCCAGGTGATTACTCCCCGACGGTAAAACCGAGCAGCAAAGGCAACTACCACTCGGTATCGATCACCATCAACGCCACCCATATTGAGCAGGTTGAAACGTTGTACGAAGAGCTTGGCAACATCGATATCGTTCGTATGGTGCTGTAA
- the lipB gene encoding lipoyl(octanoyl) transferase LipB: MSQDKILVRQLGLQPYEPVSQAMHHFTDTRDENTADEIWLVEHYPVFTQGQAGKAEHILMPGDIPVIQSDRGGQVTYHGPGQQVMYVLLNLKRRKLGVRELVTLLEQTVVNTLAELDIDAHPRADAPGVYVGEKKICSLGLRIRRGCSFHGLALNVNMDLSPFLRINPCGYAGMEMTKIAEWDNAATTENIRPRLLKNILALLNNPPCEYIPA; the protein is encoded by the coding sequence TTGTCTCAGGATAAAATACTGGTCCGCCAGCTCGGCCTGCAACCTTATGAACCCGTCTCCCAGGCCATGCACCACTTTACTGACACCCGTGATGAAAACACCGCCGACGAAATCTGGCTGGTAGAGCACTATCCTGTCTTTACCCAGGGTCAGGCGGGTAAAGCGGAACATATCCTGATGCCCGGCGATATCCCGGTGATCCAGAGCGACCGCGGCGGCCAGGTGACCTATCACGGCCCCGGCCAGCAGGTGATGTACGTCCTGTTAAATCTCAAGCGCCGTAAGCTGGGAGTACGGGAGCTGGTGACCTTACTGGAGCAGACCGTCGTCAACACCCTCGCGGAGCTGGACATTGACGCGCATCCGCGGGCCGACGCGCCTGGCGTATATGTCGGCGAAAAGAAAATATGCTCCCTCGGTTTACGTATTCGCCGCGGCTGTTCCTTTCACGGGCTGGCCTTAAACGTTAATATGGATCTTTCGCCTTTCTTGCGAATTAACCCATGCGGCTATGCGGGAATGGAAATGACGAAAATAGCGGAATGGGATAATGCGGCGACAACGGAGAATATCCGCCCACGATTATTAAAAAATATTTTAGCACTGCTAAATAATCCTCCCTGCGAATATATTCCTGCTTAA
- a CDS encoding YbeF family transcriptional regulator, which translates to MSDKIKPKEYSYEHRPEDKPQVFRTLRNIDLNLLTIFEAVYVHKGIVNAAKILNLTPSAISQSIQKLRSIFPDPLFIRKGQGVTPTTYASHLHEYISQGLESILGALDLTGSYDKQRTITIGTTPSVGALVMPTIYQAIKTHHPQLLLRNIPVHDAETQLSQFQTDLIIDNHVYSNRVIQHQVLFSDNVELVCRQQHPSLAAALTAEKINAAEHSLLMVEGQSFTLLRQRIQEIFPERKISFSSYNIFTLASLIANSDLVGIMPARFFTLFNLCWPLQRLPHPQLNAEQIDYSLHFNKLSLRDPILESVITVIQDAF; encoded by the coding sequence GTGAGTGATAAAATTAAGCCGAAAGAATATTCTTACGAACACCGACCCGAAGATAAACCACAGGTTTTCCGCACGCTGCGAAATATTGACCTCAACCTGCTTACCATTTTTGAAGCAGTCTATGTGCATAAAGGCATCGTGAATGCCGCGAAAATACTTAATTTAACCCCCTCGGCTATCAGCCAGTCCATTCAGAAATTACGCTCGATCTTTCCGGACCCGTTGTTTATTCGTAAAGGCCAGGGCGTAACCCCTACGACCTACGCCAGTCATCTGCATGAATATATTAGCCAGGGTCTGGAGTCGATTCTCGGCGCGCTGGACCTCACCGGCAGCTATGACAAACAGCGGACCATTACCATTGGCACCACTCCGTCAGTTGGCGCGCTGGTTATGCCAACTATCTATCAGGCCATCAAAACGCACCACCCTCAGCTTTTGCTGCGAAATATTCCCGTGCATGACGCCGAAACGCAGCTCAGCCAGTTTCAGACCGATTTGATTATCGATAACCACGTTTACAGCAATCGCGTAATCCAGCATCAGGTGCTGTTTTCAGATAATGTCGAACTGGTCTGCCGCCAGCAGCATCCGTCGCTGGCGGCGGCGCTCACGGCGGAGAAAATCAATGCCGCGGAACATAGCCTGTTGATGGTGGAAGGACAAAGCTTCACGCTTCTGCGCCAGCGTATCCAGGAGATATTCCCTGAACGAAAAATCAGCTTCAGCAGCTACAATATTTTCACCCTTGCGTCGCTGATCGCCAACAGCGACCTGGTTGGCATTATGCCGGCGCGATTTTTTACCCTGTTTAATCTCTGCTGGCCGCTCCAGCGGCTTCCTCATCCTCAGTTAAACGCCGAGCAGATCGACTATTCCCTGCACTTCAATAAGCTGAGCTTGCGCGACCCGATACTTGAGAGCGTGATTACGGTTATCCAGGATGCTTTTTGA